The genomic DNA TCGATACTGCGGCCTTCGAAGAGACGATTGTCGAGTATCTCAACCGTGACCTTCCGGATGCCGACGAGCGTCTTTCCTTCGTCGTTGACGATGTTATTTCCCACAGCGCACAGGTTGGGTTCCTCGCCCCCAAAAACGAGGGCGAACGACTTGAGACACTCGCAGCGTACGATGTCGACGCCTTACCCATCGAAGATAGCTTCGACCGTCTGACGGACCTCATCGCCGACCGCTTCGACGTCGCTGTCTCGTTCATCGGGCTCATCGAGCGCGAAGAGGAGAACTTCCTTGCGTGTACCGGTGCCGACTGGGATTCGCTGACCCGCGAGGATACAATCTGTACCCATAGCATGCTGCAGGAAGACGTGATGGTCGTCGAAGACATCGACGAGGACAAGCGCTTCAGCGAGAACGAGCAGCTCCACGACCTTGGAATCGTCTCCTATGCCGGCGCGAATATGACCGCCCCGGACGGTAGCGTCATCGGACAGGTCTGTGTGCTCGACCACGAGCCGCGGAGCTACGACGCCGGCGAACGCGAGACACTCCAGCAGTACGCCGAGACGGCAATGGAGATTCTGGAGCTTCGACGGCGGCTCCACGAACTCGACAGCGAGTCCGCAGCCACGGAGGTAGACCAATGAGCAGTCTTGAACAGGCGTTTTCGGTCTCGGGACTGCCGGTCGCCGAGCTTGACAACGGCACTTCGGTACTGATAACTGGCGACGACACCGAAGCGCTCCGGACGCTGTTTGCCCGCGTCGTCGCTCCCCGAAATGAGGAGGCCGGACTCGTCCTTGATACTGAGGGCGACGCCCGGTCGCTGCGTCGCTCGTTGGATAGCGT from Natronomonas pharaonis DSM 2160 includes the following:
- a CDS encoding GAF domain-containing protein; protein product: MAQTVLCVDTPDRVSTVTDAVAAGDDLNAVSATSVSDATEVLIDDPVVCVVTAYDLSDGTGLDIVGAIREHAPQTPCVLFTDASPGEIDTAAFEETIVEYLNRDLPDADERLSFVVDDVISHSAQVGFLAPKNEGERLETLAAYDVDALPIEDSFDRLTDLIADRFDVAVSFIGLIEREEENFLACTGADWDSLTREDTICTHSMLQEDVMVVEDIDEDKRFSENEQLHDLGIVSYAGANMTAPDGSVIGQVCVLDHEPRSYDAGERETLQQYAETAMEILELRRRLHELDSESAATEVDQ